The DNA window atttattgttttaaaaataatttatagtttagtGTTTTCTGATTGTTAATTTGATGTTAAATTAGCTTAGCAGAGCTGCAATTTTTTGATTAGTGAACCTATTAGTTAACGATTAGTATACCTAATATACTGCATGTAGTAGTATTGTTACTGAAGTAAAAGGGTTTTATACTGTGCGATTTTGATGCCGACCCGGGATAGGATACTAAATGTGATTTTGAGCATTTTTAATCGGTTTGATGTTGTATTTTTATCACACTTAGCATTATTTAGTTACGGCTTTTTGTAACGAGGATAATGGTGGTTCTCTTTCAATTTATGTTTGCAGACGGAGTGGACCAGAGAAGAGGATGAGAAACTGCTTCATCTTGCTAAGCTCATGCCTACTCAATGGAGAACTATTGCTCCAATTGTTGGTCGTACACCATCTCAGTGCCTAGAGCGTTATGAGAAGCTTCTTGATGCTGCTTGTGTTAAGGATGAGAACTATGAACCTGGTGATGACCCTCGGAAATTGCGTCCTGGAGAAATTGATCCAAACCCTGAGTCTAAGCCTGCTCGTCCTGATCCTGTTGATATGGATGAAGACGAAAAAGAAATGCTTTCGGAGGCGCGTGCTAGGTTAGCGAATACTAgaggtaaaaaggcgaaaaggaAAGCTAGAGAGAAACAGCTTGAAGAGGCCAGGAGGCTTGCTTCTTTACAGAAACGGAGAGAATTGAAAGCTGCTGGTATTGACAATCGTCATCGGAAGAGGAAGAGAAAGGGAATAGACTATAATGCAGAAATCCCTTTTGAGAAGAAGCCCCCTCCTGGCTTTTTTGATGTTGCGGACGAAGATAGAGCAGTGGAACAGCCTTCCTTCCCAACTACAATTGGAGAACTTGAAGGGAAGAGAAGGGTTGATATTGAGGCCCAGTTGAGAAAGCAGGACATTGCAAAGAATAAAATTGCTCAAAGGCAGGATGCCCCATCTGCTATACTACAAGCAAACAAGATGAATGATCCAGAGACAGTAAGGAAGAGATCGAAGTTGATGCTTCCTGCTCCACAGATATCAGACCATGAATTGGAAGAAATTGCAAAGATGGGTTATGCAAGTGATCTTATTGCTGGGAGCGAGGAACTAACTGAAGGGACTGGTGCAACTCGTGCTCTTCTGGCAAACTATGCGCAGACTCCGCAACAGGGAATGACACCATTGCGGACCCCACAAAGAACTCCTGCTGGTAAGGGCGATGCGATTATGATGGAAGCAGAAAACTTGGCACGATTGAGAGAGTCTCAGACTCCATTACTGGGAGGAGAGAACCCAGAGTTGCACCCTTCAGATTTTTCAGGTGTCACCCCTAGGAGAAGGGAGATCCAAACACCAAATCCAATGCTTACACCTTCTGCAACTCCTGGAGCTGCTGGTCTTACTCCTAGAATTGGCATGACACCAACAAGGGATGGGTATTCTTTTGGCCTGACACCAAGAGGAACCCCCATAAGGGATGAACTCCATATAAATGAAGACATGGATATGCATGACAGTGCAAAACTTGAGCAACAAAGAAAAGCTGATCAAAAAAAGAACTTGCAATCTGGTTTTATTAATCTTCCACAGGCCAGGAATGAATACCAAATAGTTAGTCAACCACCTCCAGAAGATAACGAAGAACCCGAGGAGAAGATTGAAGAGGATATGTCAGATAGGATAGCCAGAGAAAAGGCTGAGGAAGAAGCTCGGCTGCAGGCATTGCTTAGGAAGAGATCAAAAGTACTTCAAAGGGAACTTCCTAGGCCACCTGCTGCTTCATTGGAGATGATGAAAAATTCTCTGTTGAGATCTGATGGAGATAAGAGTTCCTTTGTTCCTCCTACATCAATTGAACAGGCTGATGAAATGGTACGCAAGGAGCTTGTTATGCTACTCGAGCATGATAATGCAAAGTATCCCCTAGATGAGAAGCTGAATAAGGAGAAAAAGAAAGGTGCCAAACGTTCTGCAAATGGAGCTGCTGCTTCTGTACCTGGGATAGAGGATTTTGAAGAAAATGAATTAAAAGAAGTATGTCATTTTTCTTGTCCCTTTTTTTACCTTCACAGGTTTCTATGTTATTGATGCCTTATATTCTTGCTATAGGTAAATTGGTtattatctttttttcttgCTGAATTAAATTGTCCTTACTATTGTTCTTTTTGcatgttttcctttttcttttcctgGTAGGCCATGCCCATTTCTATATAAATTCTAACAGAAAGAAAAACttgttattttttcattttcgaTCCAATCCCTTTAGGCACCCCTAAATGTTGAAATTATTTTCAGATAGTGCAACTTTGCATTACTGGAAGAAAGTATTTACTTCCATCCTAGAGGGTTGCATTTTTCTGTTGAAACTTTGCTTTTAGTATCAGAGAATTGGTATTTTGGCTGACATTAATACCTTATATTCTAGGGAACCTACTCGATGTCTATTCTTTTGCGGTTTAGTTAGTTTTATGACATTGCTTGAAAGTCATTGGTTTTATCCACTGTTGTCAGACTCGGACGATTCACGAGTCGAGTCATAAGCAAAATGAGTCGAATTTATGGTATGAATTAAAATGTGCAAGTGGGTGGATTTAATTTTGTGAAACATGTGTCATTCATGCACTatttaattataacttttatatatattttctgtaTGATATTAATAGttctaaaaataagaaaaaaactaatttttatataaatcagtactttttttaaaaaaatacctttaattattttttattttttatttagtacttaatctatattatatttaaaacataatatttgtttttatatatattattatatttattactcATATTAACAGTTTAAACCGGATCTTACAATTCGATCCTCAATTCACTATTCACAAAATTAGGATTTCGATTCACGATTTAACAACTATggttttatcctttttagtaTATCCTTATCCTCCCTTCTAGTTTTGCTTATCAAAGAACCATTCATTTATTGTTTCTCTTCTGTGATTTTTGTGGTTATGCTGGATAAATATTGAGAGACCTGGAATATGAGTTTTCTCTTGCAAAGTGGCCCGAAAAAGTTGCTAGGCTCTTCATTCATGAGCCCATATTTGCGTCTAGGATTCACAAAGTTAAAGATGGAATACtttatggattttttttcttaccTATTTTTTTGAGTAGAATTTCCCATCTAGAAATTAGTCAGCCAGTGGAATGCATGTTTTTTTGTACACACTTGTTGCATCTTTACTAGCTCCTTTGTCTTTTAAATTAGCcgaggaatttttttttctttttcagattGATGTTCTTGTATTAAATAAATTGGACTCTCAGTATATAGTTTACTTAGTGGGTTTAGTGTGAACTGTACGTTTGTTTTATGACAATATAGGACTCAGTTAGCAATTTATTAATAGCTCTGATATTGAGGTCAGaagaatttttctttaaattttttgtgaGTCTCTGAATATCCTCAGATTAGTCTGACTTAAGATTTGTTATTATTAATTGCTCTGATTTAAGTTTGCTTTACTTGTTCagtaaattctttatttttgtattttggaAGAACTTACAGGCATGCAGTAGATGACCTATTGCTAACTGCTTACTAACTTGTCACAACAGGCTGATAATTTGATCAAGGAAGACGCGCAGTATATCCGGGCAGCAATGGGGCATGAAAATGAATCTCTTGATGAATTTGTTGAAGCACACAAATTATGTATAAATGATCTGATGTACTTCCCTACACGGGATGCTTATGGTCTCTCAAGTGTCGCCGGAAATGTGGAGAAACTGGCAGCTATACAGCATGAATTTGAAAATGTTAAGACAAGGTTAGAGGCTGAAAGAGAGAAGGCATTACGCCTTGAGAAGAAGGTTAATGTTCTTACACAAGGTTATCAGGTATGTTTCTGTGGTTTATAC is part of the Mercurialis annua linkage group LG3, ddMerAnnu1.2, whole genome shotgun sequence genome and encodes:
- the LOC126675423 gene encoding cell division cycle 5-like protein is translated as MRIMIKGGVWKNTEDEILKAAVMKYGKNQWARISSLLVRKSAKQCKARWYEWLDPSIKKTEWTREEDEKLLHLAKLMPTQWRTIAPIVGRTPSQCLERYEKLLDAACVKDENYEPGDDPRKLRPGEIDPNPESKPARPDPVDMDEDEKEMLSEARARLANTRGKKAKRKAREKQLEEARRLASLQKRRELKAAGIDNRHRKRKRKGIDYNAEIPFEKKPPPGFFDVADEDRAVEQPSFPTTIGELEGKRRVDIEAQLRKQDIAKNKIAQRQDAPSAILQANKMNDPETVRKRSKLMLPAPQISDHELEEIAKMGYASDLIAGSEELTEGTGATRALLANYAQTPQQGMTPLRTPQRTPAGKGDAIMMEAENLARLRESQTPLLGGENPELHPSDFSGVTPRRREIQTPNPMLTPSATPGAAGLTPRIGMTPTRDGYSFGLTPRGTPIRDELHINEDMDMHDSAKLEQQRKADQKKNLQSGFINLPQARNEYQIVSQPPPEDNEEPEEKIEEDMSDRIAREKAEEEARLQALLRKRSKVLQRELPRPPAASLEMMKNSLLRSDGDKSSFVPPTSIEQADEMVRKELVMLLEHDNAKYPLDEKLNKEKKKGAKRSANGAAASVPGIEDFEENELKEADNLIKEDAQYIRAAMGHENESLDEFVEAHKLCINDLMYFPTRDAYGLSSVAGNVEKLAAIQHEFENVKTRLEAEREKALRLEKKVNVLTQGYQIRAERQLLPPIESILKQIDTAGTELECFRALQKQEQLASSHRINGLWAEVQKQKELEQTMQRRYGGLVVELERMQHLMNDYRAQAKRQEEIAAQNRALEAAETAAKQQEEIAAQNRVLEVAEIPKKQATVTNSDTTVPTPADDHASSMTVDSSNVEILAPQTSDAQVHVISSPKHGVDAYPENENAPMDTNVSSSNDAPSAMELEGIHVPLVQVEGSATDVSGLDENNKVGDPAQNTIKQVDKISDIADGNLSTSGNAGDVSISTEVVKDGTVGEQHSVVEITSTDTDVAGQGDSGEDERASLSKAEESV